A window of Paenibacillus sp. 19GGS1-52 contains these coding sequences:
- a CDS encoding glycosyl hydrolase family 28 protein, producing the protein MSYLQVYDALKDIPGREDFKVRVRLIGREWQPLFIYEVKVDMHEVRPASMASFDLEGAADVEVTCLYSEVTSVNIAPASQSIAYIQSGQTISFRVSGPQKLSIEINGDLCRNLHLFANPREVEPPLPGESNVVLVKPGIHRTADLLRLLNTPAVSTGFKPEVLYFTSGAHYIEETVLPIPSGTTVYLAGGSTLVGSLVCEGVQDVCIRGRGVIYLAAFHRYSAFRGVRIIFSHNVSVEGIMVIDPPHYSIFIGQSEEVEINNFKSFSTRGWSDGIDIMSSSEIIIRDVFMRNSDDCIAIYGSRWDFYGDSRNISVRDSILWADVAHPLMIGTHGDHQRSGDIIENIIFENIDILEHHEPQENYWGALAINAGDRNTVRNVLYKNIRVERITMGQLFDLRVIQNKDYNPEPGTRIENITFRDVQFNGNNVKPSRIYGFDEERVVKGITFINLLLNGELLAAPRSEWVNINSYTEDIKFVVE; encoded by the coding sequence ATGAGTTATTTACAAGTATATGATGCCCTCAAAGATATACCAGGGCGGGAGGATTTCAAGGTCAGGGTACGTCTGATCGGAAGGGAATGGCAGCCACTGTTTATCTATGAAGTAAAGGTAGACATGCATGAGGTCCGTCCAGCATCTATGGCTTCTTTTGATCTGGAGGGTGCTGCAGATGTGGAAGTCACTTGCCTCTACTCAGAAGTAACAAGCGTAAATATCGCTCCAGCCTCACAGAGCATTGCCTACATACAGAGTGGGCAAACCATTAGCTTTCGTGTAAGCGGTCCGCAAAAGCTCTCGATTGAAATCAATGGAGATCTCTGCAGAAATCTCCATCTCTTCGCCAATCCACGGGAGGTGGAACCTCCGTTGCCGGGTGAGTCTAATGTAGTTCTAGTGAAACCGGGCATTCACCGCACAGCAGATTTATTGCGGCTGTTGAATACTCCTGCTGTTAGCACAGGCTTTAAACCAGAGGTGCTGTATTTCACTTCTGGCGCACACTATATAGAAGAAACAGTGCTGCCAATTCCATCGGGAACTACGGTTTATCTTGCGGGAGGTTCGACGCTGGTCGGCTCTTTGGTCTGCGAAGGAGTCCAAGATGTCTGCATCCGCGGGCGCGGAGTGATTTATTTGGCTGCCTTTCACCGTTATTCAGCCTTTCGTGGCGTACGAATTATTTTCTCGCACAATGTTAGTGTAGAGGGGATTATGGTTATCGATCCGCCGCATTACAGCATTTTTATCGGGCAGTCGGAAGAGGTTGAGATTAACAATTTCAAATCGTTCAGCACACGGGGTTGGTCGGACGGCATTGATATCATGTCAAGTTCAGAGATTATAATCCGAGATGTCTTTATGCGCAATTCAGATGATTGCATCGCTATTTACGGCTCAAGGTGGGACTTCTATGGGGATAGCCGCAATATTAGTGTGCGCGATTCCATTCTCTGGGCAGATGTGGCTCATCCGTTGATGATCGGCACACATGGCGACCATCAGCGCAGTGGGGATATCATTGAAAATATCATATTTGAGAACATTGATATTCTGGAGCATCACGAGCCACAGGAGAATTATTGGGGAGCACTGGCAATCAACGCTGGTGACCGTAATACAGTGCGCAATGTGCTCTATAAGAATATCCGTGTGGAGCGAATCACGATGGGGCAGTTGTTCGATCTTCGCGTCATCCAGAACAAGGATTATAATCCGGAACCGGGTACAAGGATCGAGAATATTACCTTTCGTGATGTCCAGTTCAACGGGAACAACGTCAAGCCCTCAAGAATTTATGGATTTGACGAAGAAAGAGTCGTTAAGGGTATAACCTTTATCAATCTGTTGCTCAACGGGGAGCTGCTGGCAGCGCCACGGTCTGAGTGGGTAAATATCAACTCTTACACAGAGGATATAAAGTTTGTTGTTGAATAA
- a CDS encoding glycoside hydrolase family 88 protein yields the protein MNLPYWQEIMNKLDTKVERMIEQIGDKCPHFAGEDGKFDDIGSDWWTTGFWPGILWIMHDMTGKDSYKKAAWHWDGTLEEWFVKHTVELHHDVGFQFLPTAVIKHSITGDEDALRRGIEAANFLAARYNPVGKFIRAWNEDKYGWVIIDCMLNISLLFWASKVTGDPRYKHIAISHAETTMQYGIREDGSTKHILSFDAETGAYIENFGGQGYSPESSWSRGTAWGLYGFINTYRHTGDVRFLNTAKRIAHYFISALPEDQVPYWDFRLDNDERMFRDSSAAAIAASGLLELADIVPLGEQNLYASAAERILRSLTENYATWDQPEHEAILLHATGSGTSFIDVSVIYGDYYYVEAVAKLNGWKQRIF from the coding sequence ATGAATTTACCTTATTGGCAGGAAATTATGAACAAGCTCGATACAAAAGTTGAACGCATGATAGAGCAGATCGGTGATAAATGTCCCCATTTCGCTGGTGAGGACGGCAAATTTGACGATATCGGCTCCGACTGGTGGACAACCGGTTTTTGGCCGGGTATCCTCTGGATTATGCATGACATGACCGGAAAGGATTCCTACAAAAAGGCGGCTTGGCACTGGGATGGAACTTTAGAGGAATGGTTTGTTAAGCACACAGTTGAGCTACATCACGATGTAGGCTTTCAGTTTCTCCCAACCGCCGTTATCAAGCACAGCATCACTGGTGACGAGGATGCCCTGCGCAGAGGAATTGAAGCTGCCAACTTCCTTGCCGCCCGATATAATCCTGTTGGGAAGTTCATTCGGGCCTGGAATGAGGATAAATACGGCTGGGTCATCATCGACTGTATGCTGAATATCTCTCTGCTGTTCTGGGCCAGCAAAGTAACAGGAGATCCACGATATAAGCATATTGCAATTAGTCATGCCGAAACGACCATGCAATATGGCATCCGCGAAGATGGCTCGACCAAGCATATCCTCTCCTTCGATGCTGAAACAGGAGCTTACATTGAGAACTTTGGTGGCCAGGGCTACTCTCCTGAATCGTCATGGAGCCGTGGAACGGCTTGGGGTTTATACGGCTTCATCAACACCTACCGTCATACAGGGGATGTACGTTTCCTGAATACGGCGAAGCGAATTGCCCATTATTTTATTTCTGCCCTGCCTGAGGATCAGGTTCCTTATTGGGATTTCCGACTGGATAATGATGAGCGGATGTTCAGAGACAGCTCGGCGGCCGCGATTGCCGCATCAGGACTGCTTGAGCTTGCCGATATCGTCCCTCTGGGTGAACAAAATCTGTATGCAAGCGCAGCCGAGCGCATCCTGCGTTCACTGACCGAGAATTATGCTACCTGGGATCAGCCGGAGCATGAAGCTATACTGCTGCATGCAACAGGCAGCGGCACCTCTTTCATTGATGTGTCAGTCATTTATGGAGATTACTATTACGTTGAAGCTGTCGCCAAATTAAACGGCTGGAAGCAACGGATTTTCTAA
- a CDS encoding AraC family transcriptional regulator, translated as MKQLFEPVLFEDSQSLIWNYRIFTDDYYKGYYHWHQCCEIMYVHAGQGNVVVNQQMYDIRAGMLFFFQPYQLHRIYSDVSPACPFERSIFYIDPHVAENLLQGFAKRKTLFTALWQGKETLGAFDLQDRRDIVEWIYENYEQCSRNTEADSENITVFLLQLLSSIGTGDQALLHSGELRSLRYSEKIMSWIEEHYHEEVNLEQLAEETHLSKSYVSRIFHQETGGRLVDYLTARRIKQACRLLGTTDLPVERIGIAVGFPNASYFNQLFKRVLGTTPLKYRKSN; from the coding sequence AGGGCTATTATCACTGGCATCAGTGCTGTGAAATTATGTATGTGCATGCTGGACAGGGAAATGTGGTCGTTAATCAACAAATGTATGATATCCGCGCGGGTATGCTGTTTTTTTTCCAGCCTTATCAGTTGCACCGGATTTATTCGGATGTCTCTCCCGCTTGCCCCTTTGAACGTTCTATCTTTTATATCGATCCCCATGTAGCTGAGAACCTCCTGCAAGGCTTTGCCAAGCGCAAAACTCTATTCACAGCATTATGGCAGGGTAAAGAAACACTTGGTGCATTCGATCTTCAGGACCGCAGGGATATTGTGGAGTGGATATACGAGAATTATGAGCAGTGCAGCCGCAATACAGAAGCAGACTCGGAGAACATCACTGTGTTTCTTCTGCAGCTGTTAAGCAGCATAGGCACCGGAGACCAAGCCTTACTCCATTCAGGTGAACTGCGGAGCCTTCGTTATTCCGAGAAAATCATGAGCTGGATCGAGGAGCATTACCACGAGGAGGTTAATCTGGAGCAACTGGCTGAGGAGACTCATTTGTCCAAGTCCTATGTCTCGCGGATTTTCCATCAGGAAACAGGCGGTCGGCTTGTTGATTATCTGACTGCACGACGAATCAAACAAGCCTGCCGCCTATTGGGAACGACAGATCTGCCTGTGGAGCGGATTGGTATTGCTGTTGGTTTTCCAAACGCTTCCTACTTCAATCAATTATTCAAAAGAGTGCTCGGGACGACTCCGCTTAAATATAGAAAAAGTAATTAG